One window of the Bubalus kerabau isolate K-KA32 ecotype Philippines breed swamp buffalo chromosome 9, PCC_UOA_SB_1v2, whole genome shotgun sequence genome contains the following:
- the CALHM5 gene encoding calcium homeostasis modulator protein 5, translating to MDALQGFLKFILNQKTVIGYSFMALLTVGGERLFSLVAFKCPCGTENVIYGLAFLFAPAWVLLILGFFLNNRSWRLFTGCCVNPRKIFPRGHNCRFFSVLGQIILSSLVAPVMWLSVALLNGTFYECAMSGTQSPRLLDLICKGKPEECWKELYKVSCGKTSMTPTDNEELKLSLQAQSQILGWFLICSASFFSLLTTCYARCRSKVSYLQLSFWKMYAQKEKEQLENTFVDYAKKLSDRNLKCFLENKRPDVFPMPTFAAWEAASELHSFHQNRQHYSTLHRVVEEGLDLRPEDEETTMMLMGTAQNMQFTHHH from the exons ATGGATGCTCTTCAGGGGTTTCTAAAATTCATCCTCAACCAGAAAACTGTCATTGGCTACAGCTTCATGGCTCTGCTGACCGTGGGAGGTGAGCGTCTCTTTTCACTCGTGGCTTTCAAGTGTCCCTGCGGCACTGAGAATGTGATCTACGGGCTGGCTTTCCTGTTTGCTCCCGCCTGGGTGTTACTGATCCTGGGATTCTTTCTGAACAACAGATCATGGAGACTCTTCACAGGCTGCTGTGTGAATCCCAGGAAAATCTTCCCCAGGGGCCACAACTGCCGCTTCTTCTCCGTCCTGGGGCAGATCATTCTGAGCTCATTGGTGGCTCCAGTGATGTGGCTGTCTGTGGCTTTGCTCAATGGGACTTTTTATGAATGTGCAATGAGCGGGACCCAAAGTCCAAGACTCCTTGATTTGATTTGCAAAGGCAAGCCTGAAGAGTGCTGGAAAGAACTTTACAAAGTATCTTGTGGAAAAACCAGCATGACCCCCACGGACAATGAAGAACTGAAATTGTCGCTGCAAGCCCAGTCTCAG ATTCTAGGATGGTTCCTGATTTGTTCCGcatctttcttctctctgctcACCACGTGTTATGCTCGCTGCCGATCTAAAGTTAGTTACCTTCAGCTGAGTTTTTGGAAGATGTATGCACAGAAGGAGAAGGAGCAGTTGGAAAACACATTCGTGGACTACGCCAAAAAGCTGAGTGACAGAAACCTGAAATGCTTCTTGGAAAACAAGAGGCCAGATGTCTTCCCCATGCCCACCTTTGCAGCCTGGGAGGCTGCTTCGGAGCTCCATTCGTTCCACCAAAATCGGCAACACTACAGCACCCTCCACAGGGTAGTAGAGGAGGGTCTAGACCTTCGTCCAGAGGATGAGGAGACCACAATGATGCTTATGGGTACCGCCCAAAACATGCAGTTCACCCACCATCACTGA